AAACCTTGGAAGTCCATTTTCTTATAATGAGGAAGAACTCCCAAATGTTAATTCCGCTTATGTCAATGCGCGAATGGACCTCCTCTCCTGAAGTTATGCCATTCTCAAATGAatttccaaaatatttttgcccaatttcttttatctatataataacctcttcttcgctttccccgcttttactttttcgctTTCGTTGATAAACAATTGGCGGGCTCACTTTTGGATTATTTTTGCGTCCTCTAGGTTTGTCGTGAACGATGTGCCGTTGTGCCTATTGAGTGCGCTGTCTCCACGGTTGGCTACGCCGATGCACATCGCACTCATCGCGGACTCATCCTTCTCGTTCAGCACACTCGACATGGGGTGGCTCAGAACGAGGTGCAAAATATCTTCGTCCTGGGCGTTCAAGGACTCCGACAGAATGCTCTTGTcgaattcgtttttcttcagtaGGTCGATTTTGTTGACTTCCTTATACAGGCGaatttgcttcccccacaTTTCTCCATCGCCATTTAAAGTAGCACCTCCAACACCCTGCCTACTGTCGCCATTACCCATGCTGCCATCATGATCATCAGAGAAAATGCTCCCGAAAAAAGATCATCGagttgattttatttttgacatgGGCACTTAGCTGGTATCCCCTCATCAAGAgggaaatttgcaaaaaatcttTCCTCATATGTTCATgcagttcttttttttctctttccattGTGGTATATTCTTTGCTACATAAAAGGTAGTCAAAAAGTAGCACTTCCTTTACAGATTCACAATGCTTATTCTGTATGGTCCAAATGAGGGGACTATTTCCACTGGCATTCAGTTGGTTATGTCCAATTGCGAATTCGTATAGCAGAAAGCGAATCATTCCCACATTGTTATTAGCGCATGCgacatgtgtacgtatgacATTGTGGTAGGGGGTGCGAACTTGCTAAAAAGTGCTGTGGCATCACTCGGGGGATGCGCTTCTACTGTTTTTTTGATCAACTCTGGATGCAACTTAATGGGAGCCGTGGGCGAGGGCCTCAAAAATCGGATTGAAATTCCCAGCATAGCTCAGCCGCGCGTTGCACATAAACGACATGATTGTTGCCAGTCAGCCACTACCTCAATTTGTCCTACCTAATTTTGCAGCATGTTTCAAATTCGTTAGCAGtatgttacaatttttagtgtttttttcgctttttgttcgcatttttttcccaacatTTTTCCAACGGTctcaccattttttcaattttttccacgcATACGTCAATTCTGCAGACCCAATCGCGCTTATCAGGTGACTGATTGCCAAAACATTTTCACCGCCATGACCTGGAAATTTGCTCGAGCGAGTAAAGTGTTTCGCAAGATCAATTCGTTTTTAAGTGaaccattttaaatatagagtttattttgtatgcacGTACTGCCCATTTATTGCTTATcctaagttttttttttactggaTCTTTCGACATGCACAAGCATGTACGAAACAGTAACTGGGGGTGtagtacatatttttctctcaacatatattttagaCCGATACATAAAGGaattcatgttttttttaaaagcataaaaaatattatttacgtTCGTGCAaatctgcaatttttaattttttaaaaataaacatattttttt
This genomic window from Plasmodium cynomolgi strain B DNA, scaffold: 0578, whole genome shotgun sequence contains:
- a CDS encoding hypothetical protein (putative), which encodes MIRFLLYEFAIGHNQLNASGNSPLIWTIQNKHCESVKEVLLFDYLLCSKEYTTMEREKKELHEHMRKDFLQISLLMRGYQLSAHGVGGATLNGDGEMWGKQIRLYKEVNKIDLLKKNEFDKSILSESLNAQDEDILHLVLSHPMSSVLNEKDESAMSAMCIGVANRGDSALNRHNGTSFTTNLEDAKIIQK